One genomic region from Aliarcobacter cryaerophilus ATCC 43158 encodes:
- a CDS encoding serine hydroxymethyltransferase: MNYITNDNLEVADIEVFKIVEAELERQTNHLEMIASENFTSPAVMQAMGSVFTNKYAEGYPYKRYYGGCEQADKVEQLAIDRACEIFACKYANVQPHSGSQANGAVYAALLKAGDKILGMDLSHGGHLTHGSKPSFSGQNYSAFYYGVELDGRINYDKVEQIAKIVQPKIIVCGASAYAREIDFKRFREIADSVGAILFADIAHIAGLVAANEHQSPFPHAHVVTTTTHKTLRGPRGGMIMTNDEEIAKKINSAIFPGLQGGPLVHVIAAKAVAFKEILDPKWKDYAKQVKANAKVLGEVLVKRGYDIVSGGTDNHLVLVSFLNKPFSGKEADAALGDAGITVNKNTVPGETRSPFVTSGIRIGSPALTARGMKEKEFEYIANKICDVLDNIEDKELHKKINKELEELASKFVIYTSSTY, encoded by the coding sequence ATGAACTATATCACAAACGATAATTTAGAGGTAGCTGATATTGAGGTATTTAAGATAGTTGAAGCTGAGCTTGAAAGACAGACAAATCATCTTGAGATGATTGCAAGTGAAAACTTTACAAGTCCAGCAGTAATGCAAGCAATGGGAAGTGTATTTACAAATAAATATGCTGAAGGTTATCCATATAAAAGATATTATGGTGGATGTGAACAAGCTGATAAAGTAGAACAACTAGCAATTGATAGGGCTTGTGAAATATTTGCTTGTAAATATGCAAATGTTCAACCTCATAGTGGATCTCAGGCAAATGGTGCAGTATATGCAGCATTATTAAAAGCTGGTGATAAAATATTAGGTATGGATTTATCTCATGGTGGACATTTAACTCATGGAAGTAAACCAAGCTTCTCTGGTCAAAACTACTCTGCATTTTATTATGGTGTTGAACTTGATGGAAGAATTAACTATGATAAAGTTGAGCAGATTGCAAAAATAGTTCAACCAAAAATAATTGTTTGTGGTGCAAGTGCATATGCTAGAGAGATTGATTTTAAAAGATTTAGAGAAATAGCTGACTCTGTTGGAGCTATTTTATTTGCTGATATTGCTCATATTGCAGGACTTGTTGCTGCAAATGAACACCAAAGTCCATTCCCTCATGCTCACGTTGTAACAACAACAACTCATAAGACTCTAAGAGGTCCAAGAGGTGGAATGATTATGACAAATGATGAAGAGATTGCTAAAAAAATAAATAGTGCAATTTTCCCAGGACTTCAAGGTGGACCACTTGTTCATGTAATTGCTGCAAAAGCTGTTGCATTTAAAGAAATACTTGATCCAAAATGGAAAGATTATGCAAAACAAGTAAAAGCTAATGCAAAAGTATTAGGTGAAGTGCTAGTAAAAAGAGGATATGATATAGTAAGTGGTGGAACAGATAATCATCTTGTTCTAGTAAGTTTCTTAAATAAACCATTCTCAGGAAAAGAAGCTGATGCTGCTTTAGGTGATGCTGGAATTACTGTAAATAAAAATACAGTTCCAGGAGAAACTAGAAGTCCATTTGTTACAAGTGGAATTAGAATTGGATCTCCTGCACTAACTGCAAGAGGAATGAAAGAGAAAGAGTTTGAATATATTGCAAATAAAATTTGTGATGTATTAGATAATATTGAAGATAAAGAGTTACATAAAAAAATAAACAAAGAGCTTGAAGAACTAGCTTCTAAATTTGTTATTTACACTAGTTCGACGTATTAA
- a CDS encoding methylated-DNA--[protein]-cysteine S-methyltransferase gives MEIEKNSSTYNQIEKAIKYIDENFKSHPSIDEIALNVGMSKYHFIRVFKDYVGLTPQQFLHSVTLNYAKEHIKESKSILDSSLDIGLSSTSRLHELFVNLIGVTPKEWKEKGKDVQITYGFGKTPFGEALIGFTSKGICYLGFCDNNKKDIFQRFNELWENANLVFDEKLASEYLENIFIKNKKYPLLVKGTNLQINIWKALINIPNGEIATYSDIANIVDKPKSIRAVANAIGKNHIGYLIPCHRVIAKSGAMSGYRWGIERKENLLAFEASKKNI, from the coding sequence GTGGAAATAGAAAAAAATAGTTCTACTTATAATCAAATAGAAAAAGCTATCAAATACATAGATGAAAACTTTAAATCTCATCCAAGTATTGATGAGATTGCTTTAAATGTTGGAATGAGTAAATACCATTTTATAAGAGTTTTTAAAGATTATGTTGGTCTTACTCCTCAACAATTTTTGCATAGTGTTACTTTAAACTATGCAAAAGAGCATATAAAAGAGTCCAAATCTATTCTTGATAGTAGTTTAGATATTGGACTATCAAGTACTAGTAGGCTTCATGAGCTTTTTGTAAATCTAATAGGCGTTACTCCAAAAGAGTGGAAAGAAAAAGGTAAAGATGTACAAATTACTTATGGTTTTGGAAAAACTCCTTTTGGTGAAGCTTTAATAGGTTTTACATCTAAAGGAATTTGCTATTTGGGTTTTTGTGATAACAATAAAAAAGATATTTTTCAAAGATTTAATGAACTTTGGGAAAATGCAAATTTAGTTTTTGATGAAAAACTAGCAAGCGAATATTTGGAAAATATCTTTATAAAAAATAAAAAATATCCACTTTTGGTAAAAGGAACAAACCTACAAATAAATATTTGGAAAGCATTAATAAATATTCCAAATGGAGAGATTGCAACTTATAGCGATATTGCAAATATTGTAGATAAACCAAAATCAATAAGAGCTGTTGCAAATGCTATTGGTAAAAATCATATTGGCTACCTTATTCCTTGTCATAGAGTTATAGCAAAAAGCGGAGCTATGAGTGGTTATAGATGGGGGATTGAGAGAAAAGAGAATTTATTAGCTTTTGAAGCATCGAAAAAAAATATTTAA
- a CDS encoding YcaO-like family protein: protein MKLLSKDAPLEVSLTKMKKIIDDLGYKIRLSKEKNPVKNSFSVNLSFEGANNYIFSNGKGSISDSCLASAYGEFIERLQTNLYFNDYYLENRTFFPDQKAFDKNSDFLDEEIKKYYTLEGIEKDDFLDFNSNDFSKIISLPFINQTSQKKVYFPINLLANLYASNGLSTGNTKDEAKVQALCEIFERNVKIKVIKDGLALPEFPKEVLNKFSKISEDIKSLEEKGFKIKVYDSSLGGIYPVTAIAFINPKNNTLFLSFGSHPILEVSIERTLTELLQGREIDELDSFEKPTFDMEDIASNSNLESHFVDSNAKVGLQFLSSKKSFIYTPWKFDIEQSSEQFIILKEILNKENKTIYLREYDYLGFYSCHMIVPDFSEIYPLEDMIYNNKNQGKLIRDFILNKDKYDLENLLDELNGFDDSINMGAFIGVIFKEDFSLGEFKADVLIKLKEYEEAIFYLEQSNKKFNYILAQVLRITQENLNFEDFKDALFDIFEEKNIKRALDIIDKKSSLINLEFANEYKNILNLFDSKNKKYI, encoded by the coding sequence ATGAAACTACTGTCAAAAGATGCTCCACTAGAAGTAAGTTTAACAAAAATGAAAAAAATAATAGATGATTTAGGTTATAAAATAAGGCTTTCTAAAGAGAAAAATCCTGTAAAAAATAGTTTTTCGGTAAACCTAAGTTTTGAAGGTGCTAACAATTATATTTTTTCAAATGGTAAAGGCTCAATATCTGACTCTTGTTTAGCTAGTGCTTATGGTGAATTTATAGAAAGATTACAAACAAATCTATATTTTAATGATTACTATTTAGAAAATAGAACTTTTTTTCCAGACCAAAAAGCATTTGATAAAAATAGTGATTTTTTGGATGAAGAGATAAAAAAGTATTATACTTTAGAAGGTATTGAAAAAGATGATTTTTTGGATTTTAACTCAAATGATTTTTCAAAAATAATCTCTTTACCTTTTATAAATCAAACTTCACAAAAAAAAGTATATTTTCCTATAAATTTACTAGCAAATCTTTATGCAAGTAACGGTTTATCAACAGGAAACACAAAAGATGAAGCAAAAGTTCAAGCTCTTTGTGAGATATTTGAAAGAAATGTAAAAATAAAAGTTATAAAAGATGGTCTAGCTCTTCCAGAGTTTCCAAAAGAGGTTTTAAATAAGTTTTCAAAAATATCTGAAGATATAAAATCTTTAGAAGAAAAAGGATTTAAAATAAAAGTTTATGATTCATCTTTGGGTGGAATATATCCAGTTACAGCAATAGCTTTTATAAATCCAAAAAATAATACACTTTTTTTATCTTTTGGAAGCCACCCTATTTTGGAAGTTTCAATTGAAAGAACATTAACGGAGCTTTTACAAGGAAGAGAAATAGATGAACTAGATAGCTTTGAGAAACCAACTTTTGATATGGAAGATATTGCTTCAAACTCAAATTTAGAGTCTCATTTTGTTGATTCAAATGCAAAAGTAGGCTTACAGTTTTTAAGTTCTAAAAAATCATTTATTTATACTCCTTGGAAATTTGATATAGAACAAAGTAGTGAACAATTTATAATTCTAAAAGAGATTTTAAATAAAGAAAACAAAACAATATATCTTAGAGAATATGACTATTTAGGATTCTACTCTTGTCATATGATTGTTCCAGATTTTTCGGAGATTTATCCACTTGAAGATATGATTTACAACAATAAAAATCAAGGAAAACTAATCCGAGATTTTATTTTAAACAAAGATAAATATGATTTAGAAAATTTACTTGATGAATTAAATGGCTTTGATGACTCTATAAATATGGGTGCATTTATTGGAGTTATTTTTAAAGAGGATTTCTCTTTAGGTGAATTCAAAGCTGATGTCTTGATTAAATTAAAAGAGTATGAAGAGGCTATTTTTTACCTTGAACAATCAAATAAAAAATTCAACTATATTTTGGCTCAGGTTTTAAGAATAACTCAAGAAAACTTAAATTTTGAAGATTTCAAAGATGCCCTTTTTGATATTTTTGAAGAGAAAAATATCAAAAGAGCTTTAGATATTATTGATAAAAAAAGCTCTTTAATAAACTTAGAGTTTGCAAATGAATATAAAAACATTTTAAACTTATTTGATTCTAAAAACAAAAAATATATATAA
- a CDS encoding tetrahydrodipicolinate N-succinyltransferase N-terminal domain-containing protein, protein MINTKEDFKALVESIEKESWYKQPLGFGIARVSRGVLNSNLILEATFPVVNWNENHKSAAIFLAALKQSGHNIDCTKSEAVFDICDGFLGYCVEAFKPFYEEKELHKNLQVISTLATLPLDSGLSGDDFKVVFVFKDEKPQSVEATYLKLYAKYSKKTDEPNLEGIEDLLTNCAWIDAIPLELDWLRQNEILLKVGAKYPKVDYVGKYSRFLRHIIPSNDETSCKATLLK, encoded by the coding sequence ATGATAAATACAAAAGAAGATTTTAAGGCACTTGTTGAGAGTATAGAAAAAGAGAGTTGGTATAAACAACCTTTAGGATTTGGAATTGCTAGAGTTAGCAGAGGAGTTTTAAATTCAAACTTGATTTTAGAAGCTACATTTCCAGTTGTAAATTGGAATGAAAATCATAAAAGTGCTGCTATATTTTTGGCAGCTTTAAAACAAAGTGGACACAATATTGATTGTACAAAAAGTGAAGCTGTATTTGATATTTGTGATGGTTTCTTAGGATATTGTGTAGAAGCATTTAAACCATTTTATGAAGAAAAAGAGCTTCACAAAAACCTTCAAGTAATCTCTACACTAGCTACATTGCCACTTGATAGTGGATTAAGTGGTGATGATTTTAAAGTTGTATTTGTTTTTAAAGATGAAAAACCACAAAGTGTAGAAGCTACATATTTAAAATTGTATGCAAAATATAGCAAAAAAACAGATGAGCCAAATCTTGAAGGAATAGAAGATTTACTTACAAATTGTGCTTGGATAGATGCTATTCCTTTGGAGCTTGATTGGTTAAGACAAAATGAGATTTTATTAAAAGTTGGAGCAAAATATCCAAAGGTTGATTATGTTGGTAAATATTCAAGATTTTTAAGACATATTATCCCATCAAATGATGAAACTTCTTGCAAAGCAACTCTTTTAAAATAG
- a CDS encoding primosomal protein N' produces MNYYEVAILKSPLQNLTYESEEIIENGSLVEVILAKRKNSNLAVVIKKVDKPDFKCSTILSIKDEFYTDCMIEIADFVSKYYICSMGFSLSLFQAFNKNICYENLSTDYKKEINLSSFQKEAKSFLDSKKQALLFAKTGAGKTEIYIKTIKEVLKQGKQAVFLMPEISLTPQMEKRLEEVFDSSVAIWHSKVTIKRKKEILLKLQNGEIKLIAGARSALFLPYSNLGLIIVDEEHDNSYKSDTTPRYNAKDLAIFIAKKFDLRLILGSATPSLNSFYKIPYFELDKTFYETKKSYIFENSGQNISEKTLHLIKKSIENKNQTIVFLPTRANFKHQICFDCGKSVECPFCSVSMSLHKNDLALKCHYCGFAQKIPEFCPSCKTGIVRNHRVGTAQIEEILKNEFPNSIIKRFDKDSVNSEKSLKKILDEFNENKIDVLVGTQMLSKGHDYHNVKLAVVLGMDSLLNMSSYKARENALSLLLQISGRSGRNGFGEVIIETKNEDFFKYYLEESNYKEFLKSELEFRKDLYPPFVKLARVILSSTNGLKVKDELQEIVKDLKNNKDIEVVGFGECAIFRISNKYRYEVVIRSKDVKALLKSLHYLKSNNISIDMDTIY; encoded by the coding sequence TTGAACTATTATGAAGTAGCGATTTTAAAATCTCCTTTACAAAACTTAACTTACGAAAGTGAAGAGATTATTGAAAATGGCTCTTTGGTAGAAGTTATTTTAGCAAAAAGAAAAAATTCAAATTTAGCAGTAGTTATAAAAAAAGTAGATAAACCAGATTTTAAATGTAGTACAATTTTGAGTATAAAAGATGAGTTCTATACTGATTGTATGATTGAAATTGCCGATTTTGTTAGTAAATACTATATTTGTTCTATGGGATTTTCTTTGAGTTTATTTCAAGCTTTTAATAAAAATATTTGTTATGAAAATTTGAGTACTGATTATAAAAAAGAGATAAATTTGTCATCTTTTCAAAAAGAAGCAAAAAGTTTTTTAGATAGTAAAAAACAAGCTCTTCTTTTTGCAAAAACTGGTGCTGGAAAAACTGAAATATATATAAAAACTATAAAAGAGGTTTTAAAACAAGGAAAACAAGCAGTTTTTTTAATGCCAGAAATCTCTCTTACTCCACAAATGGAAAAAAGACTTGAAGAAGTTTTTGATTCAAGTGTTGCAATTTGGCATTCAAAAGTAACTATAAAAAGAAAAAAAGAGATACTATTAAAACTTCAAAATGGTGAGATAAAATTAATAGCAGGTGCAAGATCAGCTCTTTTTTTACCTTATAGTAATTTGGGTTTGATTATTGTAGATGAAGAGCATGATAACTCTTATAAAAGCGATACTACTCCTAGATATAATGCAAAAGATTTAGCAATTTTTATAGCAAAAAAGTTTGATTTAAGACTTATTTTAGGAAGTGCAACACCTTCTTTAAATAGTTTTTATAAAATTCCATATTTTGAGCTTGATAAGACATTTTATGAGACAAAAAAGAGTTATATTTTTGAAAATAGTGGTCAAAATATTTCAGAAAAAACTCTTCATTTGATAAAAAAAAGTATTGAAAATAAAAATCAAACAATAGTTTTTTTACCTACACGTGCAAATTTTAAGCATCAAATTTGTTTTGATTGTGGGAAAAGTGTTGAATGCCCATTTTGTAGTGTTTCTATGAGTTTGCATAAAAATGATTTGGCTCTGAAATGCCACTATTGTGGATTTGCACAAAAAATTCCAGAGTTTTGTCCATCTTGTAAAACAGGAATTGTAAGAAATCATAGGGTTGGAACTGCCCAAATAGAAGAAATCTTAAAAAATGAGTTTCCTAATAGTATTATAAAAAGATTTGATAAAGATAGTGTAAATAGTGAAAAATCTTTAAAAAAGATTTTAGATGAGTTTAATGAAAATAAAATAGATGTTTTGGTTGGTACTCAAATGCTTTCAAAAGGACATGATTATCACAATGTAAAACTTGCAGTTGTACTAGGTATGGATAGTTTGCTAAATATGAGTTCATATAAAGCAAGAGAAAATGCCTTGAGTTTGCTTTTGCAAATATCTGGAAGAAGTGGAAGAAATGGCTTTGGCGAGGTTATAATTGAGACAAAAAATGAAGACTTTTTTAAATATTATTTAGAAGAATCAAATTATAAAGAGTTTTTAAAAAGTGAGTTAGAATTTAGAAAAGATTTGTATCCACCTTTTGTAAAATTAGCAAGAGTAATTTTATCTTCAACAAATGGTTTAAAAGTAAAAGATGAATTACAAGAGATTGTAAAAGATTTAAAAAACAATAAAGATATTGAAGTTGTAGGATTTGGCGAGTGCGCAATTTTTAGAATTTCAAATAAATATAGATATGAAGTTGTTATTCGCTCAAAAGATGTAAAAGCACTTTTAAAATCTTTACACTATTTGAAATCAAATAATATTTCAATAGATATGGATACAATTTATTAG
- a CDS encoding type II secretion system protein: MRGFRKKAFSTLEIVIFIVVIATILSFLLPKLNTFLENSDLVKLKSDIALIKNGIQKDKAKNILIQKFDYINKLDNANIDVENEKLFEYILDFPFISTSTNASKNGYWAKVSDDKYIFFTRKNKYEFLLKDSQFLCASSEKLCEDIF, from the coding sequence TTGCGGGGTTTTAGAAAAAAAGCATTTTCTACTCTTGAAATAGTTATTTTTATAGTAGTTATTGCTACTATTTTATCTTTTTTGCTCCCAAAACTTAATACTTTTTTGGAAAATAGTGATTTAGTAAAACTAAAATCAGATATAGCACTTATAAAAAATGGTATACAAAAAGATAAAGCAAAAAATATATTAATACAAAAATTTGATTATATAAACAAATTAGATAATGCAAACATAGATGTTGAAAACGAGAAGTTATTTGAATATATTTTGGATTTTCCTTTTATTTCAACTTCTACAAATGCATCTAAAAATGGATATTGGGCAAAAGTATCAGATGATAAATATATATTTTTCACAAGAAAGAATAAATATGAATTTTTATTAAAAGATAGTCAATTTTTATGTGCAAGTAGTGAAAAATTATGCGAGGATATATTTTGA
- a CDS encoding YitT family protein → MKKTDLKHYIFIILGSFAMAFGTVSFLSPNEIITGGGVGISLLLHSIFPQITLGIIIAVVSIPFLILSYIYFGKYYLFKTFIVVVLLSTFTDVLKEVLKIGAITNDILIAAVFGGIFIGLGVGLVIKGRASTGSTSVVGEIVAKKTKYKAAEVLLAIDATIMFASVFIYNDIDKSLYSMLSVYVGIRVLDIILTGRPSKKIVNIVSNNVEVLKEQIRERIEEHGTILTGIGLHQGQNKTIIYVTVDAGKIDLLKNLITKYDPDAFMIITEASEFLGRGLK, encoded by the coding sequence ATGAAAAAAACAGATTTAAAACACTATATATTTATAATTTTAGGCTCATTTGCAATGGCATTTGGTACGGTGAGTTTTTTGTCTCCAAATGAGATAATTACAGGTGGAGGAGTAGGTATCTCTTTACTTTTACATTCAATTTTTCCACAAATCACTTTAGGTATTATTATTGCAGTTGTAAGTATCCCATTTTTGATTTTATCTTATATCTATTTTGGAAAATATTATCTATTTAAAACATTTATTGTAGTTGTTCTTTTGTCAACATTTACAGATGTATTAAAGGAAGTTTTAAAAATAGGAGCAATAACAAATGATATTTTAATAGCTGCAGTTTTTGGTGGAATTTTTATAGGTTTAGGTGTTGGATTAGTTATAAAAGGAAGAGCATCTACAGGAAGTACATCGGTTGTAGGAGAAATAGTTGCAAAAAAGACAAAGTACAAGGCAGCAGAAGTTTTATTAGCTATTGATGCAACAATTATGTTTGCTTCAGTTTTTATTTACAATGATATAGATAAATCACTTTACAGTATGCTTAGTGTTTATGTTGGAATTAGAGTACTTGATATTATTCTAACAGGAAGACCATCTAAAAAGATAGTAAATATTGTATCAAACAATGTTGAAGTTTTAAAAGAGCAAATAAGAGAACGAATAGAAGAACACGGTACTATTTTAACAGGAATAGGTCTTCATCAAGGACAAAATAAAACTATTATTTACGTTACAGTTGATGCTGGAAAGATTGATTTATTAAAAAATTTAATCACTAAATATGACCCAGATGCTTTTATGATAATCACAGAAGCATCAGAGTTTCTAGGCAGAGGGTTAAAGTAG
- a CDS encoding NAD(P)/FAD-dependent oxidoreductase, giving the protein MDKIYDLIVIGAGPAGIMASISAAKDLKKVLIVEKMPQIALKLKATGGGKCNLTNTLSQDDFCTKFGKSGRFIKDALDSFTRDDLLAFFASIGVPTIAKDGFRVFPVNHSSTIILEALKNELERLDIEVKTSIDIKNIKKEEDIFEIKTDEEIFKSKNIVLATGGLGYPTLGATGDGYIFASSFGHTITQTTPAMMPLFTKEKNFASCKADTIAKAILKVNIPKYKNLKLTGDLIFTKEGLRGPVILDFAREITPILEKYDEVPLLINFLKGKNEEDIFQHFKNEIAKNPQDNILQNLETLLASSVSKEILNICEIDENLRFKQIEGIKREKLIKTLSWTPFTIVGHDGFRQAMITRGGVALKQIEQKTMQSKIVKGLYFCGEVVDIDGPCGGYNLQWSFSSGFLAGKLNNNI; this is encoded by the coding sequence TTGGATAAAATTTATGATTTAATAGTTATTGGTGCAGGACCTGCTGGAATAATGGCAAGTATAAGTGCAGCAAAGGATTTAAAAAAGGTATTAATAGTTGAAAAAATGCCACAAATTGCTCTAAAATTAAAAGCAACAGGTGGAGGAAAATGTAATCTTACAAATACTTTATCTCAAGATGATTTTTGTACTAAATTTGGTAAAAGTGGAAGATTTATAAAAGATGCATTAGATAGTTTTACAAGAGATGATTTGCTTGCTTTTTTTGCTTCAATTGGAGTTCCTACGATTGCTAAAGATGGATTTAGAGTATTTCCCGTAAATCATAGTTCAACAATTATTTTGGAAGCATTGAAAAATGAGCTTGAAAGATTAGATATTGAAGTTAAAACTTCAATAGATATAAAAAATATAAAAAAAGAGGAAGATATTTTTGAAATAAAGACAGATGAAGAGATTTTTAAAAGTAAAAATATAGTTTTAGCAACTGGTGGTTTAGGTTATCCAACTTTAGGAGCGACAGGAGATGGATATATTTTTGCTTCATCTTTTGGTCATACAATAACACAAACAACTCCAGCTATGATGCCACTTTTTACCAAAGAGAAAAATTTTGCTTCTTGTAAAGCTGATACAATTGCAAAAGCTATACTAAAAGTAAATATTCCAAAATATAAAAACTTAAAACTAACAGGAGATTTAATCTTTACAAAAGAGGGTTTGCGAGGTCCAGTAATTTTAGATTTTGCTAGAGAAATTACTCCAATTTTAGAAAAATATGATGAAGTACCGCTTTTGATAAATTTCTTAAAAGGTAAAAATGAAGAGGATATTTTTCAACATTTTAAAAATGAAATAGCGAAAAATCCACAAGATAATATTTTACAAAATTTAGAAACTTTACTTGCAAGTAGTGTTTCTAAAGAGATTTTAAATATTTGTGAAATTGATGAAAATTTAAGATTTAAACAAATAGAGGGAATTAAAAGAGAGAAACTAATAAAAACTCTATCTTGGACACCTTTTACTATTGTTGGACACGATGGATTTAGACAAGCTATGATTACAAGAGGTGGAGTTGCTTTAAAACAGATAGAGCAAAAAACTATGCAAAGCAAAATTGTAAAAGGTTTATACTTTTGTGGTGAAGTTGTAGATATTGATGGACCTTGCGGTGGATACAATCTTCAATGGTCTTTTTCTAGTGGTTTTTTAGCTGGAAAATTGAATAATAATATTTAA
- a CDS encoding polysaccharide deacetylase family protein, whose product MIGRVLSIFTILSIYSFATTNNKIALLTFDDGPIRATKNIIETVREENIPVTMFFIGCQIENFQNIYKDAINYPNILIANHTYSHANNRYRKFYSDPLLVVEDIKKANSIIGLDNISNTSSAFLPVRLAGRNVFRLPTITKNDNMIEKIQREKEIFGYDDIYKEGYYIYGWDVEWAYEKNGRPILTPQEIYNSMEKIYQKNLSSKENKVVLLMHDFMFSNNFNGKENLKTLIQLLKNGGWSFENIENY is encoded by the coding sequence ATGATTGGTCGAGTTTTATCTATTTTTACAATTTTATCAATATACTCATTTGCAACTACAAATAATAAAATAGCACTTTTAACTTTCGATGATGGTCCAATAAGAGCAACAAAAAATATAATAGAGACTGTAAGAGAAGAGAATATTCCTGTTACTATGTTTTTTATTGGTTGTCAAATTGAAAATTTTCAAAATATATATAAAGATGCTATAAACTATCCAAATATTTTAATAGCAAACCATACATATTCTCATGCAAACAATAGATATAGAAAGTTTTATAGTGATCCCCTTTTAGTTGTAGAAGATATAAAAAAGGCAAATTCAATAATAGGTCTTGATAATATTTCAAATACTTCATCTGCTTTTTTACCAGTAAGACTTGCGGGAAGAAATGTTTTTAGACTTCCAACAATTACTAAAAATGACAATATGATAGAAAAAATACAAAGAGAAAAAGAGATTTTTGGTTATGATGATATTTATAAAGAGGGTTATTATATTTATGGTTGGGATGTAGAGTGGGCTTATGAAAAAAATGGAAGACCAATACTAACTCCTCAAGAAATATATAATTCTATGGAAAAAATCTATCAGAAAAATCTATCAAGCAAAGAAAATAAAGTAGTTCTTCTAATGCATGATTTTATGTTTAGCAATAATTTCAATGGAAAAGAGAACTTAAAAACTCTGATTCAGCTACTAAAGAATGGTGGTTGGAGTTTTGAGAATATAGAAAACTATTAG
- a CDS encoding DUF808 family protein yields MAGLLGYLSILADDIGSLAGKTAATTAKSLATSLDDIGLLFDDIATYTKLASIKSSGLLVDDLAAIANFTNETTSEILKKELEKASSVEEFEENVKKLDEKTQKEILKELEHIREVAILEAKRKAALRELPIVYKIAKGSFINKFIIIPVVLLLSYIAPWAIAPILIIGGAYLAYEGVESILEKFGHHQEDEQTNQKESSNEDFEEQKVKSAIKTDFILSFEIIVISLSLLDNSDFITKLMVLISVGILTTVFVYGIVAFIIKLDDIGFYLQEKKNISLQKIGDGFVKSMPYIIKTIGVLGTIAMLAVGGGIIAHETHVLGSFNEILKAIPLGGFFSEIILGAIVGYIVVLIVPIFSKITKVFKK; encoded by the coding sequence ATGGCTGGATTATTGGGCTATTTATCAATATTAGCAGATGATATTGGTTCACTTGCAGGAAAAACTGCAGCTACAACTGCAAAATCTCTTGCAACTTCACTTGATGATATTGGTCTTCTATTTGATGATATAGCAACTTATACAAAACTAGCAAGTATAAAATCTAGTGGTCTTTTAGTAGATGATCTTGCTGCTATTGCAAACTTTACAAATGAAACAACTTCAGAAATACTAAAAAAAGAGCTAGAAAAAGCTTCATCAGTTGAAGAGTTTGAAGAGAATGTAAAAAAATTAGATGAAAAAACTCAAAAAGAGATTTTAAAAGAGCTTGAACACATAAGAGAAGTTGCTATTCTTGAAGCAAAAAGAAAAGCAGCTTTAAGAGAACTTCCAATTGTTTATAAAATTGCAAAGGGAAGTTTTATAAATAAATTTATTATTATTCCTGTTGTTTTACTTTTAAGCTATATTGCTCCTTGGGCTATTGCTCCTATTTTGATTATTGGAGGGGCTTATTTGGCTTATGAGGGAGTTGAGTCTATTTTAGAAAAATTTGGTCATCATCAAGAAGATGAGCAAACAAATCAAAAAGAGAGTTCAAATGAAGATTTTGAAGAGCAAAAGGTAAAAAGTGCTATTAAAACAGATTTTATTTTATCTTTTGAAATAATTGTTATTAGTTTAAGTCTTTTAGATAATAGTGATTTTATAACAAAACTTATGGTTTTAATAAGTGTAGGAATTTTAACAACAGTTTTTGTATATGGAATAGTTGCATTTATTATAAAACTAGATGATATTGGATTTTATTTACAAGAGAAAAAAAATATTTCTTTACAAAAAATTGGAGATGGTTTTGTAAAATCTATGCCTTATATTATAAAAACTATTGGAGTTTTAGGAACTATTGCAATGCTTGCCGTTGGTGGTGGAATTATCGCTCATGAAACTCATGTTTTAGGTTCTTTTAACGAAATTTTAAAAGCTATTCCTCTTGGTGGATTCTTTAGTGAAATTATTTTAGGTGCAATTGTAGGGTATATTGTAGTTTTAATAGTTCCTATTTTTTCAAAAATTACAAAAGTATTTAAAAAATAG